AGCGGCGCGGCGGCGTCTGGTTCCGGGGCTTCACGCCCTTCACCGCTTCAGCCAAGGCGCGCACGTGGCCCGCGTGGGTGCCACAACAGCCGCCCACCACGTTGAGCCAGCCCTGCTCACAGAAGCGCCGGAGCGAGCGGGAGATCATCTCCGGCGTCTCCAGGTACTGGCCATTCTCGTCCGGCAGGCCCGCGTTGGGCACGCACGACACGGGGAACGCGCTCATGCCCGACAGCGAGCGCAGGTGGTCCGTCATGAAGTCCGGACCCGTGGCGCAGTTGAGCCCCAGGTACAAGAGCTCCGAGTGCTCCAGTGACGTGGCCAGGCTCTCCACGGACTGGCCCGCGAGCATGGTGCCCATGGGCTCGATGGTCCCCGACACCGCCACCGGCAGCGCGTAGCCCAGCTTCCGGAACGCGCGCTCGATGCCCTGGAGCGCCGCCTTGACGTTGCGCGTGTCCTGCGCCGTCTCCACCAGCAGGTAGTCCGCGCCGCCCAGCGCCAGTCCCTCCGCCTGCACGGCGAAGTTGTCCACCAGCTCCTCGAAGGTGATGCCACCGGTGACGCTGATGGCCTTGGTGGTGGGGCCGATGGAGCCCGCCACCCAGCGCATGCGCCCGTCCTTCGCCTCGGCGACGGCGGCGGCCTGACGCGCCAGCTTCGCGGACGCGATGTTGATGTCGAGCGCCTTGTCCCCGAGCCCGAACTCGGCGAGCACCAGCGGCGTGCCGCCGAAGCTGTCCGTCTCCGTCACGTCCGCGCCCGCGGCGAAGTACTCGGCGTGGATGGACTCGATGATGTCCGGGCGCGTGAGCACGAGGTTCTCGTTGCAGCCCTCGTAGTCCGGCCCGCCGAAGTCCGCGGCCTTCAGGTTGTGTCCCTGGAGCAGCGTCCCCATCGCGCCGTCGAGCACGAGGATGCGCTCGCGCATGGCCGCGCGCAGGGCTTCCACGCGTCGACCGTTCTCTCCCGGCGGAGGCGGCAGGGGGGTGGCATGCGGGCTCGTCATGGCTTGACTCCGGTCAGCAAGAAGACGCGAAACGGACTCGCCCCATCTCGGGCGTGCGTCTCGCGGGAAAACGATGTGAAGCCCGCCTCGGACAGCGCGGACTCGAGGAACTCGGGCGCGAACCCCAGGTGCCGGTGGCCGAGCCGCTCGAGCACCCAGCGCTCGTCGTGCGGCATCAGCTCCAGCACCACCACCCGGCCCCCGGGCTTCAGGATGCGCGCCGCCTCCGACAGCACCGAGGCCGGCGACTCCACGTGGTGCAGGCTCTGCGAAATCACCACCAGGTCCATGCTCCCGTCCGACAGCGACAGGCGATGCAGGTCCTCGCGCAGGAAGGTGATGTTGGCGCGCCCCTCGCGCTGGGCCCGCTCGCGCGCCTGGGTGAGCGCGTCGGCGTTCTGGTCGATGGCCCACACGTGCCGCGCCCATCGCGCCGTCGCCACGCTCAGCGGCCCCGAGCCACAGCCGAAGTCCGCCACGTCCAGCGGCGGCAGCAGCGACGCGAGCGCGCCCGCCCACAGGAACCACGACTGGCCCGGCTCCAAGAGCCGCTCGTTGAGCGCCTGGCGGTCCTCCCGCGCGCGCAAGAGGTCCTTCAGCCGCGCCGAGTCCCCGGCCGCATCCTCCGCTTCACGCGCCAGGCGGATGAGCGGCCAGCGCGAGTCCGCGGACTCCAGGGCCAGCGAGTAGTAGCTGAACCCCGCCTGCCGCTCCTCGCGGATGAGCCCCAGCCCGCGCAGCTTGCCCAGGTGATGCGACACCGACGACTGCGCCACGCCCACCAGCGACACCAGCTCCGTCACGTTCAACGGCGCCTCGGCCACCAGCCGCAGGATTCGCAGCCGCGTCGAGTCACCCAGTACGCGGAAGGATTGGGAAAGCTCGTCCATATCGCCGCATCAACATATGTCGATATCACCACCGCGCGCCAGCCGTACCTCAACGCGACGCGTTGCCAGAAGGGCAACAGTTCCGTAAAAATCCGCTCATGCCGCCTCCCACCCTGCATTCCCTCCTCGAAGGTAAGCGCTTCGGGCTCGTGCTATCCGCCGGATATTTCGGCTTTTACGGGCACGCGGGCTTCCTCAAGGGGCTGGCGGGGGCGGGGCTGAAGCCGCACGCGTACGCGGGCACGTCCGCCGGAGGCATGGTGGCGGCCTACGCGGCGGCGGGCGCGTCGGTGCAGGGCATCGAGGAGCTGGTGCTGAGCCAGACGCGCGCGAACTTCTGGGATCCGGACTTGTTGGGCGCGGTGATGAACGGGGTGACCGCGGGCCATGGCTTGACGGGGTTGCTCAAGGGCGAGCGCTTCCGCCGCCTGCTGGAGTCCACCCTCCCCGCGCGCACCTTCGAGGAGCTGCCGCACCCGCTGCTGCTGGTGGCCGCCAACCTCACCCACGGCACGCACGACGTCTTCACCACCGGCGAGCTGGCGCCGCGCGTCCACGCCACGTGCGCGTACCCAGGCCTGTTCCGCGCGGTGCCGCTGGACGGCAACCTCTACTGGGACGGCGGGCTGGTGGAGAAGGCTCCGGCGCTGGCGCTGCATGAGAGCGCCATCGGCTCGGAGCTGGATGCCATCCTGGTGCACTTCCTGCCCAGCCACACGCGCAAGGTGGTGGGCGGCCCCATGGCCTACGCGCAGGGCATCGCGGCGGGCTCGGCGGCGCTGCGGCGCGACCACTTCCGCCTCCAGCTCACCGTGCTGGGCCAGCGGCAGGTGCCCGTCTACGTCGTCGTCTCCAACCTGCCGCCCGTCACGCCCACCACCATGGAGCGCGGCTTCGACGCGCTGGACCAGGCGCGCCTGTCCGCCGAGCGCGCCCTGGCGCGCCCGCCCGTGCCCTTCGAGCAGGCCCGCTAGGTCCCGCGGCGTTCACCGCGCGCCGTAGCGACGGTGGTCCACCATCAGGCAGCGGTCCTGCACCACCTGGATGCCGGCCTTCGCCAGCCGCGCCGCCGCGGCGTCGTTGCGGATGCCGGACTGGAACCACACCGCCTTCGGCTTCTTCGCGATGAGGTCGTCCAGGTGCCCGTCGATGTCCTGCGGGCGCCGGAACACGTCCACCACGTCGATGTCGCCCGGGATGTCCACCAGCCGCCGATACACCGGCTTGCCGAGGATGTGCGTCACGTCCGGGTAGTAGACCGGCACCGGCACCACCTCCACGCCCGCTTCCGCCAGGTAGCGAGGCACGTAGAAGGCGGGCTGGTCCGCGTGCTGCTCGGTCTTGATGCCCAGTACCGCCACGCGACGCGCGCCCCTCACCACCTTCTCCACGCCGGCTTCGCTCGTCACCAGGTTGTCCTGCTCACTCATTGCGCTTCCTCCTGAAGCTGCTGCGCGTGCGTCTCGGTGGTCCATGTCCACGTCTCTCCGCGCACCGTCGTGCTCACCGTCAACCGTCGATGCACCGGCACGAAGCGACTGCGGGCCACCACCTGCTCACCCTGGCACGACACGCCCGACGTGAGCGCTGGCGAGCCCGCCTCGGACCAGGCCTCCAGCAGCTCGCGGGAGGCGTCCTTGGGCACCTTGTCCAAGCAGCGCAGCGAGAACACCACCGCGTCGCCATACTCGGTGGCCCGCGAGCCCTGCACCGTGCGCTCCAGCAGGAAGTGGCCCTCGGAGTCCCCGGTCGTGAAGGCATCCACCGCCCACGTGCGCTGCCCCTCCACGAGGTTGCGCTGCAGGAGGCCGCCGTACTTCACCTCCCACTCGCGCCGCGCGCGGGCCTCCAGGGCCTCGGGCGCGAAGAAGCGCTCCAGGAGGGCCATCTCCGGGCCCGCGGGAAGCGCCTGCCGCACCGCCTGACGTGCCGCGTCCGCGCCCTCCAGCCGGATGAAGGAGCCATCCGCGGACAGCCGCTGCTGGAGGGAGAAGCGCGTCAGCAGCTCGTCCACCGCCGAGGTCACCTCCTGCCCGTCGTGCACCCGCCGCGCGTGCTGAACGGTCTGCGTCAGCAGCCAGCCTCCCTCGGACGGCGTGAAGCGCGACTGCGTGGTCAGCTCCGCGTCGTCGCGCGTGCGGGCGCCGCCACGCTCCACCGTCCGCGAGGTCTGCAGCAGTTCGGTGAGGACGCGGTCGACCGGGGGCCGGAAGTCCAGGCGCAGCGGAGGCGGCGGACTCGACACGGGCACCAGCCGGGGCCGCGAGTGGCACCCCAGCGACAGGGACAGCAGCGCACAGCACGACACCAGGAGGAGGGAACGCATGCGGCCCGGGACGCTGGCAGAAAGCGCCAGCGCCCGCGAGCGTCTTCATGCCGCCGGGGTGCGCCGGGCGACACGCCTCAGGGGTGGCGCGTGTGGCCCTCGGGCGCGTGCTCCACCGCGTCTCGCCCGATGTTGCGCCGGTCACGATTCACGCCGTCGTCATCGCGCAGGCCTCCGCTGGCGAAGCGCCGCGCGGCCTCGGCCAGGTCTCGCATGGCATCCTCGCGCGACGCGTACTCCTCGCGCGGCAGCGACTTGAGGACGTTGATGATGTCCACGGGTGCGCCGTTGTCCTCGGCCGCCTGGACCATCTCCTCGCGCTGCGCCGGGTACTCCACCGCGTCGAGCTGCGCCGAGATGGAGAGCCCTGGGTCCTCCGCCTGTCCGAATGCCATCGTGCGTCCACCTTTCCGCCCGGGCCACGTCGCCCGAGCCCTGCGTCCTGCCCTCACAACGTGGGGCCAATCTCCGCCCGGGACCACCGGGGCCCCCCAGACCCCTCCGGTCCCCGGCCGGGGGGCCAACCGCCCTGCGCCCGGCGGGATAGAGTGACACCCCACCCCCGCTCCCTGGAGTCGCGTCGGTGCCTGCCTCCCCTGTCCTGCTGCTCGCCTGGCTCGCGCTCGCCGAGCCCGCCCCCGCGCCTGCCGCCGACCCGGCCCCGGCCTCTGACGTGTACGCGCTCGACGACGCGGCGTTCGTGGCCCAGGCCCAGCGAGACCTGGAGGCGCTCCAGCGGCATGCCCAGGGAATGCGGCGCCTGGAGGAGGACATGGCCAGCGCCCGCGCCCTCTACGCGCAGGCGCGCGCGGTGCCGTACACGCCGGACCAGAAGCAGCGCCTGGTCAGCACGTGGGCCGCGTTCTTCGACTACTTCGTCTCGGTGGAGGTCATCCGCCAGCGCTACTGGGAGTTCCTCAAGGCGCCCGCGCCCACCCAGCCCATCAAGCACGGCTGGGGCTTCCTGCTCACGCACGGCGCGCTCACCACGGAGCTGGCCCGCGGGCTCACCTTCGTGGACCTCGCGGGTGGACGGCCGCAGTTGGAAGTGCTCCTCGACGAGCCCTCACCCGAGTACGGCCTTCCCGCGCGCACCTTCGCCCGCTTCCGCGAGAAGGTGGTCCACGTGGGCACCGCCACGCAGCTCTTCACCGGCGATGGCTACAAGGAGCAGCTGCGCCCGGTGTTCGCGGACTCGGGCGCGATGGGCCAGCCCCGCGTGACGTGGCTCTTCCAGGAGATGAAGGAGAACAGCCGCGTGGCGCGCGGCAAGCTCGTCAAGCGAGGCGCGCCCCTCTTCGTCCAAGCCGCGGCGGGCGTGACGCAGGACTCCACGCTGCGCGCCATCTTCCCCGTGCAGAAGGCGGTGGCCGAGTGGATGGGCGACACCCGCGTGCGCCGTTTGGGCAAGCCCCTCATCACCCGCGCGCAGGTCGACGCCGTGCTCGCGCGCATGGAGCCGGGCGACATCGTCCTCGCGCGTCAGAACTGGTTTCTCTCCAACATCGGGCTGCCGGGCTTCTGGCCTCACGCGGAGCTGTATGTCGGCACGCCCGCGCAGCTCGCCGCCGCGTTCGACGCGGATCCAGAGGTCCGCGCCTGGGTGGCCACGCTGCCCGGAGGCAGTGGCACGTTCACCGAGCACCTGGCGCACGCCTTCCCCGCCAAGTGGGCCGAGTACTCGGGCCACGACGCGCACGGTGACGCCCTCCGCATCATCGAGTCCATCAGCGAGGGCGTGTCCTTCACCGGCCCCGAGCACGGGCTGCACGTGGACTATCTGGGCGTCATGCGTCCGCGCCTGACCCAGCGCGAGAAGGCCCAGGCCATCCTCCGGGCCTTCACCTTCCAGGGGCGCCCGTATGACTTCAACTTCGACTTCTTCTCGGACCAGACGCTGGTGTGCACCGAGCTGGTGTGGAAGTCGTATGCCCCCGCCCAGGACATGAAGGGCCTGGTGATTCCGCTGGTGGACGTGGCCGGTCGGCGCACCTTGCCGGCCAATGAAATCGTGCGCGTCTTTGACCGGGAGTTTGGCCAGCCCGGGCAACAGCTCGACTTCGTGGCGTTCCTGGACGGGCGAGAGGGCTCGGGCGACGCAGTCGCGGCAAACGCCGAGGCATTCCGTTATTCGTATCGCCGGCTGAAGTGGGACATCGCCCAGGAGTAATCGCCCAGGCGCAGTCGCCCAGGAGTAGAAACACGCACCATGACGGAAGAGACAGCCCACGAAATGCTCGAGCTGGGAGCCCAGCTCTACGAGCGGATGATTTCCCAGCAGCAGGCGAAGGTGCTTCGCCTGGCCCGGGAGGCGGTGCCGAACATGACGCCCGAGGAGCTGCGCAACCCTCACGACTTCCCAGAACTCAAGGAACATCCGACGTTCGAGTTCGAGGATGGAATCCTGGCCGGGCTCATTTCCGCCCATGTGGCCCTGCGGGCCGAAATCAAGGGGCGCCTGCCCCTGAGGCCTCCGGCGAGCTGACGCTCGGCCGCCTGCCTTTGCCGTTGGAGCGCCCGTGCGTTACTGGTTCCCCCTGTGAGCATCCCCATTGGATTCGGGCCGCCGCTCGCCCGGGAGCGGTTGGTGTCTGCGTTGGCCGCGGATCCGCCTCGCCTGGACCTGGCGGCGCTGGCCATCGCTACCCTCGACCGCTCGGACCTGGACGCGCCCGCGTGCCTGCACACACTGGACGCGCTGGCGTGCCGGGTACAAGTGGAGGCCGAACGGCTCATGGAGCGCGGCGAGGCGCTCGCCCCGTTGCGTGCGCTGCGCCATGTGCTGGCGGACATCGAGGGGTTCCGCGGTAACGCGCAGGACTACCACTCGCCGGAGAACAGCTTCCTCGACCGCGTGCTGGAGCGGAAGGTGGGGCTGCCCATCACGCTCTCGGTGCTCTATCTGGAGGTCGCGCGGCGCGCGGGCATCTCGCTCTACGGCGTGCCATTTCCTGGCCACTTCCTGGTCGCGTGCGACGCGGGCGACCACAAGCTGGTGATGGATCCGTTCCACGAGGGCGACATCCTCACCGAGCACGGCTGCGAGGAGCTGCTCAAGCGCGTGGCGCCGCAGCTCAAGTTCGACCGGGCCATGCTGTCGCCCGCGCCCGTGGAACTCATCGCGTACCGCATGCTGTCCAACCTGCGCCGCGTCTATCTGGGGCGCGAGGACTGTGAGCGCAGTCTGGCGGTGGTGGATCTGCTCTTGCTGCTCGCGCCGGATCATCCGGGCGAGCTGCGCACGCGCGCGGCGCTCCTGGCCAGCCTGGGTGCCTACCGCGCGGCGCTCAAGGACGTGGAGCGCTGCCTGGAGCTGTCGCCAGACGCGCCAGACCGCGAGCGGCTGGAACTCACCGCGCGGGAGCTGCGCGAGCGCGCCGCCCTGCTGAACTGACCCACAGCCACTCAGAAGGAGTCCGCCGTGTCTCGGACGGTGAAGCCCTGGCCGCGACTGCGCAAGGGGCCGGAGCATGACTTCCGCGTCGTCCAGGTGCGCCAGGACGTGGTCGCGGATCCGCGCACGTCGCGAGAGCACCCGCGCGTGCGCATCGGCTGCGCGGACTGGGTCAACGTCATCGCGGTGACGCCCGGGGACGAGCTGGTGCTCGTGCGGCAATACCGGTTCGGCACGGAGACGGCGACGCTGGAGATTCCCGGCGGCGTCATCGACCCAGGCGAGACGCCCGAAGCCGCCGCGGCGCGCGAGCTGGAAGAGGAGACGGGCCATGTCGCGGGCCGCTGGGTGGCCTTGGGCTCGGTGCACCCCAACCCCGCGCTCCAGCCCAATCGGTGCTTCAGCTTCCTCGCGCTGGACTGCGTGAAGGTCCACGCGGGCAAGCAGGACGAGGGAGAGGACATCCTCGTGGAGCTGCACCCGCGCGCGGACGTGCCTCGGCTCATCCTCGAAGGGCACATCACCCACTCGCTCGTGGTGGTGGCCTTCTTCCTGGAGCAGCTGCGCGGCGCGCGTTAGCTCACCGTTGGCCCCCTGTCAGCTCACAACGCGGGCAGCGCGCAGCCACAGCCGCAGGCGGTCAGGAAGGCCGTCTCTCCTGGGCGACAGACGAAGTAGAGGTCGTGGCAGTCCTGCTGCGCCCGCGACACGTAGCGCAGCTCTGGAGTCCGGTCCGCGCACCGCTTGCGCGCGCCCTCCGCGGTGGCCTCGGCGGAGTCCGTCTCGCCGCAAGCCACGCTGCCCAGCACCAGGGCGGCCGTGAGCGACGCCAGCGCGAACGACATGCTCCGCAGCACCCCGCCACCTCCTGGCTCGGACGTCGTGGCGTCACGGGCCCCGGGATATCGACGCGCCCAATCTGACGGGGTGGGCCGCGCGGCGGGAGTCCCCGGCACTGATGACCCGGCGGCATCGTCATGAGGCACACGACCGCCTCGTGAGGGAGTGAACCTCGCCCGGGACTCCGGGCCTTCGAGTGTCCGGCCCTCAACGGCGCGAGCGCCTTCGAGCCCACGTCCCGGCCGAGGATGTCAGGCCCGACGCGCTGTCTTCTTTCGAGCACGAGGCGGTGGCGTGGGCTCGGCCCGCTCCCACGTCCCCGAGCGCCCGCCCGACTTGTGCTCGAGTTGGACGGACTCGATGACCATGCCCCGGTCCACGCTCTTGCACATGTCGTAGACGGTGAGCGCCGCCGCGCAGGCCGCGGTGAGCGCCTCCATCTCCACGCCCGTGCGGTCCACGGTCTTCACCCGCACCTGGACGGACAGGCCCGCGTCCACGGGAGTCAGCACCACCTCCACCCCCGCCAACGCGATGGGGTGGCACAGCGGCACGAAGTCCGGCGTGCGCTTGGCCGCCATGATGCCCGCGAGCCGCGCCGCCGCGAGCACGTCGCCCTTCTCCACCTTGCCGGCCAGGATGCGCTCGCGCGTGGCAGGGAGCATCCGCAGCAGCGCGGTGGCCACCGCCACGCGCTCCGTCTTCTCCTTGTCGCCCACGTCGATCATCTTCATGGGCGCGCCACCTTCGCCACCGCTTGGAGCAGGTCATCCGCCACGTCGTCCGGATCCTCCAGCCCCACGGACACGCGGATGAGGCTCTCGCGAATGCCGGCCGCCTCGCGCTCCTCGGGCGTCATGCGGCGCGCGCTGGCGCTGGCCGCGTGCATCACGAGCGTGCCCACGTCTCCCAGCGAAGGGCCTGGCTTGCAGATGCGCAGCGCCTCCAGGAACCGGTCACCCTCGGGGCGTCCCGCGCCCTTGATTTCAAACGCGACCATCGGACCGAAGCCGCCGTCCAACAGCTCGCGCGCCACGGCGTGGTCCGGGTGTGACGTCAGCCCGGGGTAGATGACGCGCTCCAACAGCGCCGAGCCCTCCAGCCTTCGGGCAACGTGCGCCGCATGCTCGGCATGGGCCTTCATGCGCACCGGAAGCGTGCGCAGGCCGCGCAGCGTGAGCCACGCCTCGAAAGGTCCGAGCACGTCGCCCGCGAGGATGCGCGCGGCGCGCAGCGGCGCCATGCGTGACAGGGAGCCACTGACCGTGCCGCCCAACGCATCGCTGTGCCCGTTGAGCCACTTGCTGGTGGACTGCACGGCGTAGTCCGCGCCGAGCGACAGCGCGCGCTGCCCATGCGGCGAGGGGAACGTGGCGTCCACGACGAACGCCGCGTCCACGTCCACGCATGCGTGGGACAACGCGCGCAGGTCCGGCACGCGCAAGAGCGGGTTGGTGATGCTCTCGGCGAGCACCATGCGCGGACGCAGCTCGCGGATGCGCGCCGGAGCTTGCGCATCCGTCAGCAGGAGCGCGTGCAGCTCCACGCCCAGGCGGGCGCAGAGGTTCTTGTAGAGCAGCCGCGTGACGCCGTAGCCATCCGCCGGCATCACCAACCGGTCTCCGGGTCGCCACGCCTGGGCGTCGAAGACGGAGCGCAGCGCGGCCATCCCGCTCGCGTAGGCCACGCACGCCTCGGCGCCCTCCAGCGCGGCCACCGCTTCCTCCAACAACGAAGCGTTGGGGGCGCTGATCCGCGCGTAGGCGAAGTCCTTGCCATCCAACGCGTCCGACAGGTCCTCACTGCTGTCGAACCAGTTCACCGCCGCCGGGAAGACGGGCGGCGCCACGGGCACGGCCTTGCTGCCCGTGAGCCGCGAGCCCGCGTGCACCGCCAGCGTCTTCTGCTTCTTGCTCATGCGCGTGTCGTTCCTCGTGCCGGCGGCGGTGGGCGCGGGCGATTACTCGCCCTGCTCGATGAGCCAGCGCTCGGTGTCGATGGCGGCCATGCAGCCCGTGCCGGCCGCGGTGATGGCCTGCCGGTAGTAGCTGTCCTGCACGTCGCCGCAGGCGAACACGCCCTCGATGTTGGTGCGCGTGGAGCCGGGGTGCGTCTTCAGGTAGCCGCCCTGGTGCGTCTCCAGGATGCCCTGGAACAGCTCCGTGTTCGGCGTGTGGCCAATGGCCACGAACAGGCCCGTGGCCTTGAGCAGCTGGCTGTCCCCGCTCTTGAGGTTGCGCACCACCGCGCCGTTCATGCCCTTGG
The genomic region above belongs to Myxococcaceae bacterium JPH2 and contains:
- a CDS encoding protein tyrosine phosphatase encodes the protein MPASPVLLLAWLALAEPAPAPAADPAPASDVYALDDAAFVAQAQRDLEALQRHAQGMRRLEEDMASARALYAQARAVPYTPDQKQRLVSTWAAFFDYFVSVEVIRQRYWEFLKAPAPTQPIKHGWGFLLTHGALTTELARGLTFVDLAGGRPQLEVLLDEPSPEYGLPARTFARFREKVVHVGTATQLFTGDGYKEQLRPVFADSGAMGQPRVTWLFQEMKENSRVARGKLVKRGAPLFVQAAAGVTQDSTLRAIFPVQKAVAEWMGDTRVRRLGKPLITRAQVDAVLARMEPGDIVLARQNWFLSNIGLPGFWPHAELYVGTPAQLAAAFDADPEVRAWVATLPGGSGTFTEHLAHAFPAKWAEYSGHDAHGDALRIIESISEGVSFTGPEHGLHVDYLGVMRPRLTQREKAQAILRAFTFQGRPYDFNFDFFSDQTLVCTELVWKSYAPAQDMKGLVIPLVDVAGRRTLPANEIVRVFDREFGQPGQQLDFVAFLDGREGSGDAVAANAEAFRYSYRRLKWDIAQE
- a CDS encoding DUF2795 domain-containing protein; amino-acid sequence: MAFGQAEDPGLSISAQLDAVEYPAQREEMVQAAEDNGAPVDIINVLKSLPREEYASREDAMRDLAEAARRFASGGLRDDDGVNRDRRNIGRDAVEHAPEGHTRHP
- a CDS encoding transglutaminase family protein — encoded protein: MSIPIGFGPPLARERLVSALAADPPRLDLAALAIATLDRSDLDAPACLHTLDALACRVQVEAERLMERGEALAPLRALRHVLADIEGFRGNAQDYHSPENSFLDRVLERKVGLPITLSVLYLEVARRAGISLYGVPFPGHFLVACDAGDHKLVMDPFHEGDILTEHGCEELLKRVAPQLKFDRAMLSPAPVELIAYRMLSNLRRVYLGREDCERSLAVVDLLLLLAPDHPGELRTRAALLASLGAYRAALKDVERCLELSPDAPDRERLELTARELRERAALLN
- a CDS encoding patatin-like phospholipase family protein, with the translated sequence MPPPTLHSLLEGKRFGLVLSAGYFGFYGHAGFLKGLAGAGLKPHAYAGTSAGGMVAAYAAAGASVQGIEELVLSQTRANFWDPDLLGAVMNGVTAGHGLTGLLKGERFRRLLESTLPARTFEELPHPLLLVAANLTHGTHDVFTTGELAPRVHATCAYPGLFRAVPLDGNLYWDGGLVEKAPALALHESAIGSELDAILVHFLPSHTRKVVGGPMAYAQGIAAGSAALRRDHFRLQLTVLGQRQVPVYVVVSNLPPVTPTTMERGFDALDQARLSAERALARPPVPFEQAR
- a CDS encoding CoA-binding protein; amino-acid sequence: MSEQDNLVTSEAGVEKVVRGARRVAVLGIKTEQHADQPAFYVPRYLAEAGVEVVPVPVYYPDVTHILGKPVYRRLVDIPGDIDVVDVFRRPQDIDGHLDDLIAKKPKAVWFQSGIRNDAAAARLAKAGIQVVQDRCLMVDHRRYGAR
- a CDS encoding PLP-dependent transferase, which codes for MSKKQKTLAVHAGSRLTGSKAVPVAPPVFPAAVNWFDSSEDLSDALDGKDFAYARISAPNASLLEEAVAALEGAEACVAYASGMAALRSVFDAQAWRPGDRLVMPADGYGVTRLLYKNLCARLGVELHALLLTDAQAPARIRELRPRMVLAESITNPLLRVPDLRALSHACVDVDAAFVVDATFPSPHGQRALSLGADYAVQSTSKWLNGHSDALGGTVSGSLSRMAPLRAARILAGDVLGPFEAWLTLRGLRTLPVRMKAHAEHAAHVARRLEGSALLERVIYPGLTSHPDHAVARELLDGGFGPMVAFEIKGAGRPEGDRFLEALRICKPGPSLGDVGTLVMHAASASARRMTPEEREAAGIRESLIRVSVGLEDPDDVADDLLQAVAKVARP
- a CDS encoding NUDIX hydrolase, with product MSRTVKPWPRLRKGPEHDFRVVQVRQDVVADPRTSREHPRVRIGCADWVNVIAVTPGDELVLVRQYRFGTETATLEIPGGVIDPGETPEAAAARELEEETGHVAGRWVALGSVHPNPALQPNRCFSFLALDCVKVHAGKQDEGEDILVELHPRADVPRLILEGHITHSLVVVAFFLEQLRGAR
- a CDS encoding ArsR family transcriptional regulator, yielding MDELSQSFRVLGDSTRLRILRLVAEAPLNVTELVSLVGVAQSSVSHHLGKLRGLGLIREERQAGFSYYSLALESADSRWPLIRLAREAEDAAGDSARLKDLLRAREDRQALNERLLEPGQSWFLWAGALASLLPPLDVADFGCGSGPLSVATARWARHVWAIDQNADALTQARERAQREGRANITFLREDLHRLSLSDGSMDLVVISQSLHHVESPASVLSEAARILKPGGRVVVLELMPHDERWVLERLGHRHLGFAPEFLESALSEAGFTSFSRETHARDGASPFRVFLLTGVKP
- the moaC gene encoding cyclic pyranopterin monophosphate synthase MoaC; amino-acid sequence: MKMIDVGDKEKTERVAVATALLRMLPATRERILAGKVEKGDVLAAARLAGIMAAKRTPDFVPLCHPIALAGVEVVLTPVDAGLSVQVRVKTVDRTGVEMEALTAACAAALTVYDMCKSVDRGMVIESVQLEHKSGGRSGTWERAEPTPPPRARKKTARRA